The nucleotide window GTGGCCGTCGCTGCTGATTTTCCGCATGATCAAAATCAGCCTCGCCCAGCTGGCGATCCCATCCACGGTCGATCAGGATCTCCGATCCATCTTTGTAATAGCGCGCCGAAAGGGTGCGCACTACCCCCTTTTCCACCTCGGGATCGACCAGCCCGTAACCAAAACCATTGCCTTTCGCCTGGTGCTTCTTGGCATAGTTATAGAGGTACTTCCAGAGCGTGGGGGTAAGAATATATTTGGCGTCAACCTGCGGTTCCAGCAGCGCTTTCAGAGGGATACGCTGCGGCGGGTAGAGGCTTGCCAGAGATTTAAGGCTGAAAGCTGGCAGCTGCAGATCCCGGCGAAAACCGACCAGAACAATCCGCTCTCTGTGCTGCGGCAGGAAATATTTACCATCAATAATCTTTGGATCCGTCGCACCGCTGGCGTCAGCATCCGCCACGTCATACCCCAGTTCATCCAGCGTATCCATGATGATGCGGAACGTTTTCCCCTTGTCATGGCTTTTAAGGTTTTTGACGTTTTCCAGCACAAAGATCGCCGGTTTTTTGGCGGTGATAATGCGCGCGACGTCAAAAAACAGCGTCCCCTGCGCTTCGCACTCAAAGCCGTGCGCCCGGCCCAGCGCATTCTTTTTCGACACGCCCGCCAGCGAGAAGGGCTGACAGGGGAAGCCTGCCAGCAGCACATCATGATCCGGGACCTGGCGATCGATATGCTGATAGGCCTGCTCTTCACTAACTGCCGGATTACCGCT belongs to Erwinia pyri and includes:
- a CDS encoding DNA cytosine methyltransferase, encoding MSELESMALSTAVRAGEQAAQKHGDERQLLNKILEVYDHKSVLARLQEVGDSSWTREALNRWLKGVGRATPLTEAEQQALRKMLPEPPAHHPHYAFRFIDLFAGIGGIRSGFEATGGECVFTSEWNKYSVRTYKANWYCDPDRHTFNQDIRDVTLSGNPAVSEEQAYQHIDRQVPDHDVLLAGFPCQPFSLAGVSKKNALGRAHGFECEAQGTLFFDVARIITAKKPAIFVLENVKNLKSHDKGKTFRIIMDTLDELGYDVADADASGATDPKIIDGKYFLPQHRERIVLVGFRRDLQLPAFSLKSLASLYPPQRIPLKALLEPQVDAKYILTPTLWKYLYNYAKKHQAKGNGFGYGLVDPEVEKGVVRTLSARYYKDGSEILIDRGWDRQLGEADFDHAENQQRRPRRLTPRECARLMGFEAPGEYSFRIPVSDTQSYRQFGNSVVVPAFAAVAKLLQPWIAQAVKARSEPDA